One Setaria italica strain Yugu1 chromosome II, Setaria_italica_v2.0, whole genome shotgun sequence DNA segment encodes these proteins:
- the LOC101766985 gene encoding aspartate--tRNA ligase, chloroplastic/mitochondrial: MASSLLRASPLSLLSRLKPRPSALHLRRLIPLSTTSASPSPAGPSPQLRTLAAAAATDAAASPPEEAAAPAEAGAKVERLQPLQWPPRDALCGELGAGDAGRRVRLCGWVALRRVHAGLTFLTLRDRSGMVQVTTLPEYPEVYNIVNKLRVESVVAVEGVVRPRPADAINADMKTGAIEVAADRVLVLNSVTRSLPFPVTTAETVKEKFPEEIRLRFRVLDLRRPQMQSNLRLRHNVVKLIRRYLEDEHEFVEIETPVLSKSTPEGARDYLVPSRVQPGTFYALPQSPQLFKQMLMVSGFEKYYQIARCFRDEDLRADRQPEFTQLDMEIAFTSMEDMLKLNEDLMRHVFLAAGGIKLPNPFPRLTYAEAMDRYGTDRPDLRFDWELKDVSGAFLGSSFKVFADTLENGGIIKALCVPGGATVFSNTDLKKGTVYTEASKAGAKGLPFLKVMENGDLEGIGPLVSSMKPEKKEQLVELLDAKAGDLILFALGEQSSANRILGWLRLFIAHKLEVIDTSTNSVLWVTDFPMFEWNSDEQRYEALHHPFTAPNPKDMNDLPSARALAYDMIYNGVEIGGGSLRIYKSDVQQRIFEIIGISPEQAEEKFGYLLESLDMGAPPHGGIAYGLDRLVMLLAGESSIRDVIAFPKTTTAQCALTKAPSAVDPQQLKDLAFPKST, translated from the exons ATGGCGTCCTCCCTCCTTCGCGCCtcgcccctctccctcctctcccgccTAAAGCCCAGGCCATCCGCCTTGCACCTCCGCCGCCTCATCCCGCTCTCTACCACCTCGGCCTCTCCCTCGCCCGCCGGTCCCTCGCCCCAGCTCCGAACCCTAGCGGCCGCGGCAGCCACCGACGCGGCAGCGAGcccgccggaggaggcggcagcgccCGCGGAAGCTGGTGCGAAGGTCGAGAGGCTGCAGCCGCTGCAGTGGCCGCCGAGGGACGCGCTGTGCGGCGAGCTCGGCGCCGGGGACGCCGGGCGCAGGGTGCGGCTCTGCGGATGGGTTGCGCTACGCCGCGTGCACGCCGGGCTCACCTTCCTCACCCTGCGCGACCGCTCCGGAATGGTGCAG GTGACAACATTGCCAGAGTATCCAGAAGTTTACAACATAGTAAACAAGCTGAGAGTGGAGTCAGTGGTTGCTGTTGAGGGGGTGGTGCGGCCACGCCCGGCAGATGCCATCAATGCAGATATGAAGACCGGGGCTATAGAG GTTGCTGCAGATCGTGTTTTAGTGCTGAACTCAGTAACGCGTTCATTGCCGTTTCCTGTTACAACCGCCGAGACTGTAAAAGAGAAGTTTCCGGAAGAAATTAGGTTGAG GTTTAGAGTGCTGGACTTGCGTCGTCCTCAAATGCAGTCCAACTTGCGGTTGCGCCACAATGTTGTTAAACTCATCCGACGTTACTTGGAGGATGAACATGAATTTGTTGAG ATTGAGACTCCAGTTTTATCCAAATCTACACCAGAAGGTGCTCGGGACTATCTTGTACCATCGAGAGTTCAG CCAGGAACATTCTACGCTCTCCCTCAAAGCCCTCAGTTGTTCAAGCAAATGTTGATGGTTTCTGGCTTTGAAAAATATTATCAGATTGCAAG GTGCTTCCGGGATGAAGATTTGCGTGCGGACAGGCAACCGGAGTTTACACAACTTGATATGGAGATTGCCTTTACATCAATGGAGGATATGTTGAAGTTAAATGAAGATTTGATGAGACAT GTTTTTCTAGCGGCAGGAGGTATCAAGCTGCCAAATCCATTTCCAAGGTTAACATAtgcagaggcaatggatcgcTATGGGACAGATAGGCCTGACCTTCGCTTTGATTGGGAGCTGAAAGAT GTTAGCGGTGCATTTTTGGGCAGTAGCTTCAAGGTTTTTGCTGATACCTTGGAAAATGGAGGTATAATAAAGGCACTGTGTGTTCCTGGTGGTGCGACGGTGTTTTCAAACACTGACCTAAAGAAAGGAACTGTTTACACTGAAGCTTCCAAAGCTGGAGCCAAGGGCCTACCTTTCCTCAAAGTTATGGAGAATg GGGATCTTGAAGGAATTGGTCCGCTGGTATCAAGTATGAAACCTGAAAAGAAAGAGCAGCTTGTGGAACTTCTGGATGCAAAGGCGGGTGATCTTATCCTGTTTGCACTGGGTGAACAATCATCAGCTAACCGGATTCTTGGCTGGTTAAGATTATTTATTGCTCATAAGCTGGAAGTGATAGACACG TCAACAAATTCAGTTCTTTGGGTGACAGATTTTCCAATGTTTGAATGGAACAGTGATGAGCAGAGATATGAG GCCCTACATCATCCTTTCACCGCGCCAAATCCTAAAGACATGAATGATCTACCATCAGCTCGTGCCCTGGCTTATGACATGATTTACAACGGTGTGGAG ATTGGAGGGGGCAGTTTGAGAATCTACAAAAGTGATGTACAGCAAAGGATTTTTGAGATCATTGGTATCTCACCTGAACAG GCGGAGGAGAAATTTGGGTACCTTTTAGAATCTTTGGACATGGGTGCTCCCCCACATG GAGGCATTGCTTATGGATTGGATCGGCTGGTGATGCTCTTGGCTGGTGAGAGCTCAATCCGGGACGTGATAGCATTCCCCAAGACCACGACGGCTCAGTGTGCACTCACCAAAGCACCATCTGCTGTAGATCCTCAGCAACTCAAGGATCTTGCCTTCCCTAAGTCTACTTGA
- the LOC101767384 gene encoding RPM1-interacting protein 4, producing the protein MAAEKGSPLPKFGEWDVNDPASAEGFTVIFNKARDEKKTGGNSQGQDVPTKNSQPSGQGLYAAKGPSSSKKWFCCMQPTAAES; encoded by the exons ATGGCGGCG GAAAAAGGAAGTCCGCTGCCCAAGTTTGGAGAATGGGATGTCAATGACCCTGCATCAGCTGAGGGGTTCACTGTAATCTTCAACAAAGCCAGGGATGAGAAGAAGACTGGTGGCAACTCACAGGGACAAGATGTGCCCACAAAAAATTCACAGCCATCTGGGCAAGGGTTATATGCAGCAAAGGGACCTAGCAGTTCT AAGAAATGGTTCTGCTGCATGCAACCTACTGCTGCTGAATCTTGA